The following DNA comes from Synechococcus sp. CC9616.
TGATGCGCAGCCTGCCTCACTGACGAACAGTAGAGAAGCAGGCGCGAAGCGGCAGAGGAACATCGAATGTTGACCGAACATGCCGCTCAGTCTTGCTTCTCGTTTTCCTGGCTTGCGGTGGGGGCTGGAAGCTTGCTATCAAGCCATCTTGAAAAGATATAAATTCCTATAAACATCGGTGCATAGATGATCCACATATTGTCCAGTTCATAGCCACTATTATTTACAAGCACCAAGGCTGCATAGCTCAAAATGATGTAAATAGACACTCTGCGCAGCACCGGAAATTTGCCGAACATCTTCTTTCTAAATGGCCTCCTACTCTAAGCATAGTCTTGCGTTCGATCTGGTATTTCGAGACAGCTTCCGAGACAGGGCTTTCGCAAACCAATGCTCTTCAACGATCGAGATCTGCCAAAACAATTCCCTCAGAATGACAGCCGCAAGGCGACCTTAAACAAGCTTCAAGCTAAAAGGATCAAAGTGTCAAAGGAGATTTATCACATCATATTGAGATTCATTCGATCTTGCATTTAGCTCGAAAGCTCATCCATACTGATTACGGTGTTAACGACTCAAGAAGCAAGCTGCCTTTGACACTTCCAAAGTAGTTATTAATAAGTTCCGCGGCGTTTGGCTTCACTGCCCTGAGCAGTCGGTGCAGAAGTCTGGTGTCCGAGGCCAATGTGCACACCGAGATCAGGGGTCATGGCGTCGGTGCATCCGTGGGCTCCCCAACATCAGCATGGCCACCGGGCTCCCGCGGGGAACGCAAGGACGGCCCCGGTTCTCCTCCGCCCTGTAGCTGCCAGCTGCTGTATTGATCATCCAACCGAGCCGTGAGTCGCTCCAATCGCTGCCTGGGACGCTCGCCATCGCCACCGGCAGCGAGCTGCAGACGCAACTGCACACGCAGCAGATCCACCGCCAAACCCCAGGCTTCATCGGCAGCAGCCTGATCAAGAGCCAGCTCCAGCAACTGATCGGCGCGATCAAGATCCGCTTCCTCCAGAAGTTCCGCTGCCAGTCCCAGTCGCCGCGCCGCCACAGCTCCAGTGGTCCGTCCGGACAGCAACACCTCCGCCGCCGCAAGCCGATCACCGGCAGCTGCCTCATGGTGCGCCAGTTGATCAAGCCCATTCACCGTGATCGGCTCACCCGGTTCTGCTGAAGCATCAGGAGCCTCGACCAGTTCCAGCTGCTCAAGCGCCATCAGATCTCCATTCACCAACCGCCGCAACGCCCGGGCCGCTCGCGGATGATCCAGGGCCGCATCGGCCGCCTGCCAGCTGAGCCGCAACCAGCGTTCCCGTTCAGCGCCAAATCCCGGGAGATAACGGCTCAACACCGTGCGAGCTCCGTCAGGAGAACGACAGATCAGCAACACCCGGGCATTGGTCAGCACCTCATCCATCGTTTGAGATGTCGTGTTGAAGCTGAGCAAACGGTCTCGGAGCTGCTGCTGACGATCCGACAATCCGAAGGCGGCCGCTTCAACGCAGCCATGCTCCAGCTCTGCAAGAGTCCCTTCGAGCAGCAACGTCTGGAAGGACTCCTCAGCCATGGGCTGGGGCTCCTGCGAGGAAAGCTGTTCCGGAGCGGAGGGTGCCGCAGCCAGCAACAGCATCACCAGAGCAAAGGGTGCGGTCCCCATGGCGGTCTGCGGTCTACAAAGGAAACCTACGAGGCACATCACGCTCCGCCTGCGCCCATGGCCATCTCGAGCACCCGTCCCAACACCCTGCCGGCACTGCGGCGACTGTTAATCGTCGGCAGCGGTGGCCGGGAGCATGCCCTCAGCTGGGGACTGCGGCGCTGCCCCTCCGTGGAAGTGGTCTGGATTGCACCGGGCAACGGTGGGACCAAAAGTGAAACCAGTGGTGGAACCAGTGATCAGCAGGTCCAGATCGCTGAAACCGACGCCGCTGGACTGCTGAGCCACTGCCGCGCAGAGGCGATCGATCTGGTGATTGTGGGACCGGAAGCCCCCCTGGCAGCCGGGCTGGCCGACACGCTGCGTGAGGCGGGCATCGCCGTCTTCGGTCCTGGAGCTGAAGGGGCGCAGCTGGAAGCCAGCAAAGCCTGGGCCAAGCAACTGATGCAGGATGCCGGCGTTCCCACCGCCAGACATTGGGCGGTGAGCAGCGAAGCCGAGGCGCTGGCGGTGCTGAAGCAGGTCAACTGCCCCCTGGTGGTGAAGGCCGATGGCCTGGCGGCGGGGAAAGGCGTCACCGTGGCCGAGAGCATCGCCGAGACGCAGGCCGCGATTGAAGAGGCCTTTGGCGGACGCTTCGGGGCGGCCGGTGCCCAACTCGTTCTCGAGGAACGGCTGCAAGGCCCGGAAGTGTCCGTGTTCGCTCTCTGTGATGGGGAACGCATGGTGCTGCTGCCGCCAGCCCAGGACCACAAACGGCTGGAGGAGGGCGACCGTGGCCCGAACACCGGAGGGATGGGGGCCTATGCACCGGCACCACTGCTGGATCAGGACGGGTTGGAGCAGGTGCGACAGGCGGTGCTTGAGCCCACCTTGAAGGCTCTGCGGGCACGTGGAATCGAATACCGCGGTGTGATCTATGCGGGGCTGATGCTCACAGCGAACGGGCCACAGGTGATCGAATTCAACTGCCGTTTCGGCGATCCCGAATGCCAGACCCTGGTGCCGCTGCTGGGACCGGAACTGGCCCAGGTCCTGCAGGCTTGTGCCCACGGCCGCCTGGATCTGGCGCCAACGCTGACGATCGGCAACCAGTGCAGCGCCTGTGTGGTGGCGGCTGCCAAGGGCTACCCGAACTCCACCCGCACGGGCGATTCCATCGATCTTCGCTTGGACAGTGATGCGCAGCTGCAGCTGTTCCACGCCGGCACCCGCCTTGATCAATCCGGCAACCTGGTGAGTTCAGGTGGGCGCGTGCTTGCGGTGGTCGCTCAGGGCCGTGATTTCGATGCAGCCTTCGCCGCGGCCTATGGCGGCCTCAAACAAGTGCATTTCGATGGAATCCACTACCGTCGCGATATCGGGCACCAGGTGCGGACCGACTGATGACCAGCGGCACTCAAGCCACCGCTGACTGGGCCCTCCCTCCACAAGGAGGACCGCCCGACGATCAGGACGGCGTCTGGCGCCGCATCGTTCTCTGGTGGGAGGAATTCAGCCTTCAAACCAAGCTGCTCGCCATCGCCACGTTGGTGGTGAGCTTGATGATGACTGGCATCACGTTCTTCGCCCTCAATGGCATCCAGCGCGATGCCGTGATGAACGACACCCGATACGCCCGGGACCTGGGCCTGCTGCTGGCTGGAAATGTCACCGAACTCGTGGCGCAGGAACAGGACCGGGAGCTGGCAGATGTCGCCGAGAAGTTCTGGCGTTCCAGCCGCAGCGTTCGCTACATCTTTTTCGCCGATCCGGATGGGGTTATCTATTTAGGGATTCCGATCAGCGCCACACCGGCCGGTGGGGAGGGGGAATTGCGTCTCAACCGTCGCCTTGAGCTGCCGGATGAACTGCGCCGCCGCCCCCAGAACCCCCTGGTCCGTCAGCACCTGACTCCCAAGGGACGGGTGATCGACGTTTTCGTCCCCCTGATCCGCAACGGGCGTTACTACGGCGTTCTTGGCCTAGGCGTGAACCCCAACGAAACCGCCCTGGCCAGCGCAGCTCTCACCCGCGAGGTGACGGTGGCGGTGTTCATCTCCATCTGGGTGCTGGTGATTCTTGGAGCGGTGTTCAACGCCCTCACCATCACCCGTCCGGTGAAAGAGTTACTGCGCGGCGTCCGTTCGATCGCCTCCGGCAATTTCCAGGCCCGGATCGCCTTGCCCGTCGGCGGGGAACTGGGAGAACTGCTCACCGGCTTCAATGCCATGGCCTCTCAGCTGGAGGCCTATGACGAGGCCAATATCGAAGAGCTCACCGCCGCTCAGGTGAAGCAGCAGTCCTTGATCGCCACCATGGCTGATGGGGCCATCCTGCTGGATGCCGAGGGGCGCATCGTGTTGGCGAACCCCACCGCCAGGCGGCTGTTCCGCTGGGAAGGCCGCAACCTGGAAGGACAGGAACTGGTGGAGGAACTGCCGGATCTGCTGGCGATCGAGGTGCATGCTCCCCTGGACGCCCTGCTGCTCAGTGGAGCTGACAGCGAGGATCTGCGCTGCAACGTCGGTGAGCCTGCCCGCACTCTGCGCATCGTGATGCAGGCGGTGCGCGATGCCAGTGGTGAATCGCTCAAGGGAATCGCCGTCACCGTTCAGGACCTCACCCGCGAGGTGGAGCTGAATGCGGCCCAGAGTCGATTCATCAGCAACGTCTCCCACGAACTGCGCACACCGCTGTTCAACATCAAGAGCTACGTCGAAACCCTCTACGACCTCGGCGACCAGCTCAGTGACGACGAGAAGCGGGAATTCCTTGGTGTTGCCAATGCCGAAACCGATCGTCTGACCCGTCTGGTGAATGACGTGCTCGACCTCTCCCGTCTGGAGTCAGGCCGTGCAGTGCAGTTCGAGCCAATGAGCCTGCGGCCGGCAATGGAGCAGACCCTGCGCACCTACCGCCTCAATGCGGACGAGAAACAGGTGCGCCTGGAACTCGACGTGTCCCCCGACCTACCCGAGGTACTCGGCAACTGGGATCTACTGCTTCAGGTTTTGGACAATCTTGTCGGCAACGCTCTGAAGTTCAGTCGTGCCGGCGGTGTCCTGGCCCTGCGGGCCTATCCCTGGCCGGACAGCTGCCGGGTGGAGCTGCAGGAGACGTCCGTGGCAGACGGCCCCACCTGCCAGCTGACATCACCACTGCCCCGCTTGCGGGTGGAGGTGGCTGACACCGGCTGCGGCATCAGCCAAACCGATCAGGAAAGAATCTTCGACCGGTTTTACCGCGTTGAAAATTCAGTTCACACCGAGGTGGGGACGGGCCTGGGCCTCTCGATCGTGCGCGGCATTCTCGAGAAACACGGCTCCAAAGTGCAGATGGCCAGCGAGCTGGAGGTGGGCACAATTTTCTGGTTTGATTTGCCGCTGCAGCAGGCCGATGCAGACGAGTTGCAACTCCAGTCGGAACGACGCTCTCTGGCTGAACAGGAGGTCTGAGGGATCAGTCCTCGCTGGACACACCCCGGGCAATCCTTGAGAGCTCGTTGCGCTCGTCGGTAGTCACCCGATGGGGCACACCCGAGATGATCCGTTCGAAGTTGGAGAACGAATCCTGGATCTGCGGTCCGTTGCCGGTGATCACAAATTCACGAATTCCCTTGTCGTGCCAGGAGCCGCGCATCTTGAACACATTCAGGGCACGGGCCATCTCACCGCGAATCTCCACGTACTGCAGCAGCAGGATCGTGTCGGTGATCGTTGAGATGTGGGAATCAGTGATCGAATGGCTCCCCATGAACTCCTCTGAGGTGTTCGTGAAGAAGCCGGCGATCTCCTCCTGCTTGGCGTAACCGGTCACGCCGATCACAAACTGGCGGAAGGCGTTGTGGCTCACTCCCCTAGCCAGGGCTGACAGGGAATCGATCGCCATCCGCGAGGGCTTGAACTGGCTGATCTCGGTTTTGATGATCTGCAGGTGATCTTCAAGGCCTGTTGATTCGGGATAGGCGCAGATGATCTTGAGCTGACCGTCCTGCTCCATCTGCTCGAAATCGATCCCCCAGCTGGTGCCATTGCGCAGCAGTTGAGCCCGTGATTCCTCATAGGCAAACAGGATCGCCCGTTCCTTGTTGCGGCAGGCGTCCTCAATGAACTTGGACACCAGCAACGTCTTGCCGGTTCCCGTTGCGCCGGTGGCCAGGATGATCGAATCCTTGAAGAAGCCACCGCCACACATCTCGTCGAGGCGTGGCACGCCGGAGCTGACCCGCACATTCGAGGAGCGCTGGGTGAGGCGCATCGCTCCCAACGGGAAGATGCTGATGCCATGGGCTCCCATCGTGAAGGGGAACTCACCCTTCATGTGAGTGGTTCCGCGCAGTTTGAGAATCTCGACGGTGCGCCGGCGACGCTCCCCCTCCAGGACGTTGCGCAGAATCACAACGTTGTCGGAGACAAATTCCTCAACGCCATAGCGGGCGATCGGACCGTATTCATCAATCCGCTCGGTGGTCATCACCGTGGTGACACCGATCTCCTTGAGACGTGCAATCAGCCTGAAGATCTCCCGACGTACAACAAAGACGGCGTCGTACTGCTGAAACACCGCCGTGATCGAGTCGATCGCGACCCGTTTGGCCTTGTATTTGCGGATGGCGTAGTTGATCCGCTCGATCAGGCCTGAGAGATCAAAACTTCCCGCCACATCCTGACCATCCGGATCCGGCGAGGCGTCGAGAATGAACAGCTTGTCCTGCTCAACCATGTCCTGCAGGTTCCAGCCGAAGCTGGCGGCATTGCGAAGGATGTCGAGGGGAGACTCCTCGAAGGTGACGAAGATGCCGGGCTCGTCGAAATGCTTGATTCCATTGTGAAGGAAATGCAGCGAGAACACGGTCTTGCCGGTGCCGGACGTTCCGCTGATCAGCGTGCTGCGTCCAATCGGCAAACCGCCCTGACAGACGTCATCAAAGCCCTCGATCCCGGTCGGGAGCTTTTGTACCTGCATCTGAGCAGGGCCACTGGCGGGGGGGAACTGCATGCCTACACGCTCACGATCAGACGCTAGTGAGAAGTCCACAACGGGAGCTATTGATCACCATCTCGCTTAAGAATCACCGGGAGATGTGTCGTCCTCGTCATCAACGGTGTCGATCAAACCGGAGTTGAGCGGGCTATCCGCCAGTTCGTCGTAAAGCAGATCAAGACCGATCAGCACCCGTTCCCGGTCGGAAAGATCGCCGATGATGCGACGCACAGGTGGCGGGAGAATCTTGGAAAGCGTTGGCGTGGCCAGGATTTTGTCCTCCTCCGCCAGCTGCGGATTCTTCAGCACGTCGATCACCTTGAGGGCATAAACGCCGCGAAACTCGGTTTCAAGGATGTTGCGCAGGGTTTTCAGCGCCCGCATCGAGTTGGGCGTGTTCCCTGCCACGTAGAGCTTGAGGATGTAGGTCTTGCGGGGGCTCATAACGACATCTCCGGGGCATCGGGGGGCTCGATCTCCCGGCGGGTGCGGCCAGAGGCTGACCCGGACAGGGGGATGTCCGGCGGAATTGAACGCCGGTACATCTCACACAGATGGGCCATTACATCGAGAAGCGCAAGGCGGTAATCCTGAAGAAAGTCGTTCTTATGCCCCTCAAGGCGAAGCTGTTTCCAGAACTCGTCGATCAGATCAACGTGGATTTCCACGGTTCGCGTGATCGGCAGATCACTGAAGAAGGCCGTGTTCACGAAACTCTCCAAGGCCTGGTTGGCAGCAGCCGGATCTCGGAAATAGCTGATCAGCAGATCGCGGTAGGTGCGCTGCAACGACTGAAGCAATTCCTTGCGTTCATCCGGCGAAAGGCTGCCCAGGAATCGCGATGGATCACGTTTGTAGAAAACCCCCAGATAACCGAGCCGTTCCTGGAGGCGACTGGAAAGCTTCCAGACCTCACCGGTCCCATTGTCGTCCTGACGGCCATCCATCCGCCCCTGGCGCAGGAACCGGGAAATCGATGCATCGATGTTGTAACCCAGCTGTTCCAGCTGATCGGCCGGTAAATGCAGTTCCTCGGAGTGGTAGTCCACATGGCCCTTCACCTCACCCACCACCACGGCGGGGAAGAGCAAGCCGGAGCTGACGAGCTGCTCACGGGTGACTGGGTCCAGCAGAGGCTGTTCCACCACCACCGCGTCGATGTACTCCTGCCGTCGCTCGATCAGTGCCGCCAGACCTCCCTCCTCGGCAAGGTCAACGACGATCGGCTTGTAGCGGTTTCCCGGCAACCACTGACAACAGGTCTGGACCAGCTCAGGGGTCCTCAGCAACAGAGCAACGGTTAGGGCCGGCCGGGCCATCCTTGGGCGGAGTTCGACTCAATACGTGAATCTTGACGAAGGGGCGCTCGAGGACCGAAGATCTTTGTTTGTCTTTCGATTGCGGCTCAGGCCAAATCGGTTCCCTCCGAGCCTGACCGCGTCTCCTAACCATGGCCGACACCAAGCCCTCTGCTGAGGACACCAACGCTGCAAAGGCTTCTTCCAAAGCAGCTGCCAAGACTGAATCAACAGCCGCTGGAGAATCAGCCGACGCTTACGCGATCGTTGAAGCATCCGGCACCCAGATGTGGCTTCAGCCCAACCGGTACTACGACCTCGACAGGATCCATGCCGAGGTTGATGACACGGTCACCCTGGAGAACGTGCTGCTGGTGAAGAACAGCAAGGGCACAACCCTCGGTCAGCCTTACGTCAAGGACGCCAGCGTCTCCCTGAAGGTGATGGCCCATCGTCGTGGCGCCAAGATCATCGTTTACAAAATGCGCCCCAAGAAGAAAACCAGGCGCAAGAATGGTCACCGGCAGGAACTCACCCGTGTGATGGTGGAGTCCATCACCGTGGGCGGTAAGTCGATCAGCTGACGCTCCCAACATCTGTTTCTCCTTCCTCTCAATCCCTTCCTCCCCATGGCACACAAGAAAGGCACAGGCTCCACACGCAACGGCCGCGATTCCAACTCCAAGCGCTTGGGAGTGAAGGCCTATGGCGGTGAAACGGTCTCTGCCGGCTCAATTTTGATTCGTCAGCGCGGCACATCCGTGCTGCCTGGGGTCAACGTTGGCAAGGGCAAGGACGACACCCTGTTTGCCCTCACCGATGGCGTGGTGAAGTTTGAAAGCATTCGCCGCGGCCTGCGCAACCGCAAGCGCATCAACATCACTCAGGCTGTCTGAGCCAGCGCCTCAGATCCCTGGCAATGCCTTGTGTCCATGACGCCTTGCCCGCGTCAGCACAATCCACAAACCGATCAGATTGAGCCCCAGCACGATGGCGTCGCTGGGGCTTTGTTGTGTGATCAGTTCGAAGACTTCATAGGGCAGGGGCAGCGCCATCAACACCACCAGCAACCAGTCACCCCAACGTCGCTCATTCCAGGCCGCCCAAGCTGCCAGATACACCAGCAAGGCATAGGTGCCGGTGATTAAAGCAATCGCCCGCAAAGAATCCGGCCCAAGATTCAGTGCTCGCTGAGCAAGGTGGGCCAGCACCATGCGATCACCATCCACCAGATCATCAGCAAGCAGTGCCAGTCGACCCATGTCCTGACTGCTGATCGCGGCCGCCACACTCACCAGCAGCAAAAGCGTGGCCACCACCACCTTCTTGATCACGATCAAACGGATGAGAAGGCCCTGCAGTTTCATCTCATCCAATCGGCTGGTACGTGCGGGTCGTGATCAACAGCGGATGGAAGATCTCCAGGAATCGACTCTGCAGGGTTTGAAAGAACTGCTCCACAAGCCCTGGATCATCGAAATGGAAGGGGTACTGACCGAGATGCCCCTTGAAGAAATACCAGTTCAGCAAGGCCACTGATCCCGTCTGCATGCGGCTGTGGAACTCCAGGAGTTGCGCAGAGGGGTCGGGCAGATGTTCCAGCACATCCAGACAAACCAACGTGTCGAAACGAACGGCCGCCGTCTCGGCAAGGTCGCGATGGGTAGAGAGTTTGTGGCTGATCCCCAGGGCATCCGCCCGTTGTTGCACAAAGGACCGGTTATGGGGATTGAGATCCACAAACCAGACATGGTCCACCTGCGGCAGCAACGCAGCTGACAGCGCATGGGTGCCGATCCCCCCGCCGAAATCAAGAACCTGTCCCCGCGCGAACATGCCTTGCAGGCGAAGGGTATCGGCGATGTAGTCAGCACTGCTCAGGTGCCAGGCGGCCAGCTCGAGCAAATGCCCGGTCCCGACGGTGTCCTCGTAAAAAGCCGTGGCGTCCTCGGCGCGGAAGGCACCGGGATGCAGATCCGCCAACTCCTCCGTGCTGCTGGGCAGCCGCTGATCGACATCCTCGATCGACAAATTCAGATAGCTGCCGAGGTGCGCCTTGAGATTCAGGCCGTCATCAAGAAAGGCTGAAACATCCACCTCACGACTGCTGCACAGCTGCGGCATGGCATCACGACAACCAGCGCGTCACTGTCGCATCCGGCCGGGTGCAACAGTCGACATGACGACTCATCAGCGGACGTGAACGGTCCTTTCGGCTTTGTGGTGATCGACAAACCCGCTGGAATGACATCCCACGACTGCGTCAGCCGCCTGCGGCGCAGCTATGGGCTCAGACGCGTCGGCCATGGTGGGACCTTGGATCCATCGGTCACCGGTGTCCTGCCGATCGCCCTTGGGCAGGCAACCCGTTTGCTGCCCTACCTGCCAGGGGAGAAGACTTATCGCGGAGTGCTCCAGCTGGGCACCATCACCAGCAGCGACGACCTCGATGGAGAGATCCTGAGCAAGGCTCCTTGGCCCCGTATGAACGGCAGCGAACTCAATCACGCGCTGGACGGATTTCGCGGAGACATTGAGCAGAAGCCGCCTCAGGTGTCGGCGGTTCACGTGAATGGCGAACGAGCCCACAGAAGAGCCCGCCGTGGTGAGCAGATGGACCTTGTGGCCAGACCGGTGACCATTCATGACCTCAACCTGCTCGATTGGGATCCAAGCAGCGGGCAACTCTCCATTGAGGTTCACTGCTCGGCTGGGACCTACATCCGGGCCCTGGCCCGGGACCTGGGGGAGGCCCTCGGTTGTGGTGGTTGCCTCCGCCATCTGCGCCGAACCCAGGCCCTCGGCTTTCACGACCATCAGGCGGTTCCGCTTCCGGAGAAGGACAGCGACCCGCCACCACCCCTTTCACCGGCAATGGCACTGACACATCTGCCGTGCCGCCAGCTCAGCGCAACCGAAGAAACAGACTGGCGCTGTGGCCGTCGGGTGTCGATCGCCGAAGGAAGCGAGAGCGTCCTACTGGTTCTCAATCACGACCGAAGCCTGGCAGGGATCGGCCTGCGGGACTCCGAGGACCTTCTGAGGCCGAAAGTGGTCTTCAATGCCATCGGATGAGCGCATCACGCTGATACTCCCCTAAAGCATGTAGGTCAGAGAGACGAGCGCAGAAGCGGGGCGATCAATGAACAACCCATTTCACAACCATTGATCAACAACAGGCGATAAATCCAAGCAGGAGCGATTCAAACACCTTGAAAGGTCCGGCCTCAGACGCACAGCAAAAAGAAGATCATCAGCGAACAAGCCCATCGCTCAACAACATGAATTCCCAAAAATGAAATACTGCTGCGACTGAATGCGCTGCCGACGACCGAGAAAATTCACCACAGGTGGCCTCAACCTCTGAAAAAACGTTGATTCAGCCAACATTGACGAACAAGAGATGATTATGAACCTGGCAGCCAAGAGACAGCCAGGGCAAATATGCCCACAAACAAACACCATCAATCAGCGATAACGGTGTGAAGATCACATCATCATCGCTGAAACATTTCCTGAAGAAACGGCGTCAAGGTATCAGATTTTTGATCCGATACCTTGACGGCCAAATTCGATTGATTCGGTAGCCTTCAATCTCATGTTGACTGTGACGCTCTTCGATGGCTGGCCACAGCAAATGGGCCCAGATCAAACGCACAAAAGCGGTGGTCGACGCCAAACGTGGTGCCGTGTTCACACGCCTGGCCCGTGAAATCAGCGTGGCGGCTCGCGCTGGGGCGGATCCAGCCGGCAATTTTCAATTAAAAACAGCGATCACCAGGGCCAAGGCCGCCGGGGTGCCAGCGTCGAATATCGAGCGCGCCATCGCCAAGGGATCCGGCCAGGGGGGCGAAGGCAGCCAGCTGGAAGAGGTGCGTTACGAGGGGTATGGCCCGGGTGGTGTGGCAATCCTGGTGGAGGCTCTCACCGACAATCGAAATCGCACCGCAGCGGACCTGCGACTGGCCTTCAGCAAAAACGGAGGCAATCTCGGTGAATCGGGGTGCGTCGCCTACCTGTTTGAACATCGCAGCGAGGTCCTGATCTGTACAGATGCCGCCCAAGAAGAGCAGCTGCTCGAAAGCCTTCTCGATCTGAACGCGGATGGCTACGAGCTGGTCGACGAGACGTCTGAAGCCATCGTCTTTGGGTCCTACACAGCCCTGGAGGCTCTCCAGGATGGCTTGCGGCAGCAGGGATGGACGATCAGCGAGTGGTCACACTGCTGGCATCCACTCAGCAACATCGACATCGAGGATCCGGATGTCTCCGAGCAATGCCTGAAGCTACTCGCGGTACTGGAAGGTCTTGATGACGTTCGCAGCGTCAACGCCAACCTCGGCGTCTTTCTCGAGCCATGATGCCGGTACGTGGGTCCATATCATGCGCAGTCTTCTTCTAGCCGTTGCGATTGGCGCGTCCGCAGCATTGGCAGGCTGTCAGAGCTCGTCGAACGATCTCTCCTCGAACTCCGCGACACAGACGGACGGAGAGCCAATGCTTCGCATCACGCTGGACGTCGAGGAACCGGTGAAGAGCATGGGAGTGCTGCAGACACCCTCAAGCAATCACGCCTTCAATGTTGGTTACGGCAAATACGGCATCGCCTGCGAAGGGAGCACGTTCACCGAAGGCGTCACTCCAATTGGGCGTTTTCGCGTCAATGCAATCCTCACGGACGACAACTTC
Coding sequences within:
- the truB gene encoding tRNA pseudouridine(55) synthase TruB: MNGPFGFVVIDKPAGMTSHDCVSRLRRSYGLRRVGHGGTLDPSVTGVLPIALGQATRLLPYLPGEKTYRGVLQLGTITSSDDLDGEILSKAPWPRMNGSELNHALDGFRGDIEQKPPQVSAVHVNGERAHRRARRGEQMDLVARPVTIHDLNLLDWDPSSGQLSIEVHCSAGTYIRALARDLGEALGCGGCLRHLRRTQALGFHDHQAVPLPEKDSDPPPPLSPAMALTHLPCRQLSATEETDWRCGRRVSIAEGSESVLLVLNHDRSLAGIGLRDSEDLLRPKVVFNAIG
- a CDS encoding YebC/PmpR family DNA-binding transcriptional regulator — its product is MAGHSKWAQIKRTKAVVDAKRGAVFTRLAREISVAARAGADPAGNFQLKTAITRAKAAGVPASNIERAIAKGSGQGGEGSQLEEVRYEGYGPGGVAILVEALTDNRNRTAADLRLAFSKNGGNLGESGCVAYLFEHRSEVLICTDAAQEEQLLESLLDLNADGYELVDETSEAIVFGSYTALEALQDGLRQQGWTISEWSHCWHPLSNIDIEDPDVSEQCLKLLAVLEGLDDVRSVNANLGVFLEP